A window of Methylobacterium bullatum genomic DNA:
GAATGTTTCCCAATGTGTTGAAGAAGCGGTTGCCGGAATAATCCGGGACCGTGAGCACGCCGTCCTCGCCGATCCGCATGAAGCCCGCGGGGCCGCCGCGATGCGAGACGTCGACCTGCCGGTCCCCGTCCTCCCCCTCCGCATAGGTGGCGACGAAGACCGTATCGGCCCCGGCGATGAGCGCACGGGCGCTCTCGTCGAGGCCATGGCCGGTCTCCGGGGCCGCCGCGACGGGATTTCGCGGGCGCTCCGCCCCCTGCCGGACGTGGATGTATTGCGGGCAATTGCCGAAGCTCTGCTGCACCCGGACCTCGAAACCGTCGCCCTCCCTGCGCTGCACGATTCCGTTCAGGCGGTTCCTCCGCCGCGTGGCCAGATCGATCCCGAGCAGCCCCACCGCCGCTCCCTCCGTCAGGCCCGCCTCGGCGGGGTCGCCGGGTTCGGCGGCTGCCCGAACGCGCAGCCGGACGGGATCCGGCGCATCGAGGAATCCCGGTTCGCCCGTCCGGATCGTCGCCCAGACGTCGCCCTCCGGGTCCACCGCCCCGAGCACCACGAAGGGCAGGTGCCGGAAGAAGTCGCGATGTTGCTCGATCATCCGGTCGCGGATCACGCGAGGGCCGATCTCGGCCATGCGCTCGGCGACGCCGGCATGGTCCTGGATCGCGATTTCGCCCGGGTGCCAGGGCGAGGCGGAGTAATGATCGGATGGGGACATGGGTGATCTCCGGTGGCAGGATTTCGTCTCAGGCCGCGCGCAGGCCGGCTGCCGTCATCGGAAAGGCCACGAAGCCGGGCAGCGCCTCGATGCGGCCGAGCCAGGCTCGGATCTCGGCATAGGAGGCGAGATCGACATTCCCCTCGGGGGCTGCGGCGACGTAGCTGTAGAGGGCCACGTCCGCGATGGTCGGGTGGTCGGCGGCGATCCAGGCGCGACCGGCGAGTTCCGCCTCGATGCGGCCGAGGACCTGATGGGCGCGGGCGATCACCTCGCCGGCGTCGAAGCGAGCGCCGAAGACGGTGATCAGCCGGGCGGCGGCGGGGCCGAAGGCGATGGGTCCGGCCGCCACCGAGAGCCAGCGCTGCACCCGCGCCGCCGCGAGGGCATCCTCAGGCAGCCAATCCGTGCGCCCGAGCTTTTTCGCCAGGTAGACCAGGATGGCATTCGAATCCGGAACCACCACGTCGCCATCGACGAGCACCGGCACCTGTCCGAAGGGATTCAGGGCGAGGAAGTCCGGCGTCCTGTGCGCGCCGGCGGCGAGGTCGACCTCGACGATCTCGCACTCCGCACCCACCAGGGAGAGGAACAGACGCGCCCGGTGCGCATGCCCGGACAGGGCCATGTGGAACAGCTTCATGATGGATCTCCGCGTCGGCCGGACGAGGGCGCCGGCCACGGACACATCAGAGACCCTTGCCTGGAACGCGTGAACCGGCATTCTCCGCAATCGACTATTCCGCTGGATGGAATAATCCGAGGGTACGGAGGAGGCCGGCATGGATCGGTGGCAGGCGATGCGGGTCTTCGTGCGGGTGGCGGAAAACGGGGGGTTCGCTGCTGCGGCGCGCCAACTCAACATGAGCCCGCCCGCCGTGACCCGTGCGGTGGCCGCCCTGGAGAACCGGATCGGAACCCGTCTTCTGACGCGGACCACGCGCTCGCTGATGCTCACCGAGGCGGGCGGACGCTATCTGGAGGATTGCCGCCGCATCCTCGCGGACATGGAAGAAGCGGAAGCACTCGCGGCCGGCGCCTATGCGACACCTTCCGGAACCTTGACGATCACCGCTCCGGTGCAATTCGGCCGGCTTTATGTCTTGCCTGCCGTCACCGAATTTCTTGCGCGCTACCCGGCCGTCGGCGTGCGCGCGCTGTTCCTCGACAGGGTGGTCAACCTGATCGAGGAGGGCGCCGATGTGGGAATCCGCATCGGTCATCTGGCCGATTCCGGGCTCGTCGCGGTTCGGGTCGGCACCGTCCGACGGGTTCTCTGCGCCGCGCCGGACTATCTCGACCGGCACGGAACACCGCAATCGATGGGGGATTTGCACCGCCACGCGACCATCGGTTCGACCGCCATGGGACTGCCCTTCGAGCGCCATTCCCCGGCCGAAGGGCCGACGCGTGGCGCCACGCGATGCCGGTTGATCTGCAACACGATCGACGCGGTCCTGGCGGCCGCCCTCGCCGGCCAGGGGATCGCATCTCTGCTGTCCTATCAGGTGGCGCCGTCGGTCGCCGAAGGCCGGCTCAGGCTGGTCCTCGACGATCCGGAGGCGGTGCCGCTCCCGGTCCATATCGTGAGCCTGGAGGGAAGGCGCGCGCCGGCCAAGGTGCGCGCCTTCATCGATCTGGCGGCGGCGAGGCTCCAGGCCGACCCGATGGTCAATCCCGGCCGTGCCTGAGAGCCTGTTCGAGTTGTTATTCCAATAACTTACCTCATCCTGAGGTGCCGCGTAGCGGCCTCGAAGGAGGGCTCCAGATATCGCGCGGCGACTGGAGGTCTCCTTCGAGGCCCTTTGCTCATGCAAAGGTCACCTCAGGATGAGGTGGTCTGATGGGATGATCTGTTTAGGCAGGAGCATCCGCCGAGAAATCCGATCAGACAGGTGCGTAGAGCCGCACGAAGCGCGCCCCGGATGCTTGAGACGCTGCAGTTCATGAGACCGGGGGAAGGCGCATCTGCTTGCGGTAGCTCTTGTCGAACTGCTTGGCCGGCACGAAACGGCGCAGGAGGCTGGCCTGCCGCGCCATCGATCCGGCGGTGTAGCGCAGATGGGGCGCCGCCGCGGTGGCGGCCTTCACCACGACCTTGGCGACGATCTCGGGCGCGTCGGCCGTGGCCATGACCTCCCGCGTGAAACGCTCCCGGCCCGCGCGATCGGAATCGTAGAGGCTCAACGGGGCATCGGGGGAGACTAGGTTCGCGTCGAAGGCCGTGCGCGTATAGGCGGGCTCGACCAGCACGACGCGGATGCCCTGGCTGCGGACCTCGTGGTCGAGGGATTCCGAATAGCCTTCCAGCGCGTGCTTGCTGGCCGAATAGACAGCCATGTAGGGCGCCGGGACGAGCCCCAGGATGGAGCTGATGTTGACGATGCGGCCGCCCGCCTGCGCCCGCATCAGCGGCAGCACCGCCCGGGTCGTGCGGATGACGCCGAACAGGTTGACGTCGAAGAGTGCCTGCGCC
This region includes:
- the yfcG_1 gene encoding Disulfide-bond oxidoreductase YfcG; the encoded protein is MKLFHMALSGHAHRARLFLSLVGAECEIVEVDLAAGAHRTPDFLALNPFGQVPVLVDGDVVVPDSNAILVYLAKKLGRTDWLPEDALAAARVQRWLSVAAGPIAFGPAAARLITVFGARFDAGEVIARAHQVLGRIEAELAGRAWIAADHPTIADVALYSYVAAAPEGNVDLASYAEIRAWLGRIEALPGFVAFPMTAAGLRAA
- the dmlR_4 gene encoding HTH-type transcriptional regulator DmlR, whose product is MDRWQAMRVFVRVAENGGFAAAARQLNMSPPAVTRAVAALENRIGTRLLTRTTRSLMLTEAGGRYLEDCRRILADMEEAEALAAGAYATPSGTLTITAPVQFGRLYVLPAVTEFLARYPAVGVRALFLDRVVNLIEEGADVGIRIGHLADSGLVAVRVGTVRRVLCAAPDYLDRHGTPQSMGDLHRHATIGSTAMGLPFERHSPAEGPTRGATRCRLICNTIDAVLAAALAGQGIASLLSYQVAPSVAEGRLRLVLDDPEAVPLPVHIVSLEGRRAPAKVRAFIDLAAARLQADPMVNPGRA
- the fabG_2 gene encoding 3-oxoacyl-[acyl-carrier-protein] reductase FabG; its protein translation is MGKTDIKTAIVTGAASGIGLATGKALKAAGYRVYGTSRRPAQGRDGDVTMLACDVTDDASVEALVRTVHGETGRIDLLVNNAGFGISGAAEESTVAQAQALFDVNLFGVIRTTRAVLPLMRAQAGGRIVNISSILGLVPAPYMAVYSASKHALEGYSESLDHEVRSQGIRVVLVEPAYTRTAFDANLVSPDAPLSLYDSDRAGRERFTREVMATADAPEIVAKVVVKAATAAAPHLRYTAGSMARQASLLRRFVPAKQFDKSYRKQMRLPPVS